The window AATCGGCAATCTTTCCCGCGGTCGTGGTCAGATCGTGGCTCATCAATGTCTCCGGCTCTGTAGTTCATTACGGCTGTGTGCGGTGTCGCTGGCCTGTGCGGTGTCGCTTCAGTGGATTCCACACAAAAACATGGCCGTGCTGGCAAGTCTAGTGACGGTATTCGCCCGCACCGCTGTAGAAAACCTACAATTTTCGCCCCGACTCTCCCGGGCAGCCCACCCCGGAGCGGCCCTGGACCGCGGCGTGTCGATGTTACTCGCCGGTAACAAGGGTCGGCTAGAGTGTCCTCATGACTTTGAGCAATGATGCTTCCGGCACCGCCCCGCACTCCCCGCAGGCAGGGCCGTACCGGGCCGCCGGTACCCTCTCCGGCCGCACCATCCTTATGTCCGGGGGAAGCCGGGGCATTGGCCTCGCCATCGCCGTCCGCGCGGCGCGCGACGGCGCCAACATCGTCCTGATGGCCAAGACCGGCCAGCCGCACGCCAAGCTCGAAGGCACCGTCTACTCGGCCGCCGAACAGATCGAGGCTGCCGGCGGGCAGGCGCTGCCGCTGGTGGGCGATGTCCGCAACGACGCCGACGTCGCCGGCGCCGTGGCTGCCGCCGTCGAACGGTTCGGCGGCATTGACATTGTTATCAACAATGCCTCCGCCATCGATTTGTCCAAGACCGACGCCGTGGACATGAAGCGCTACGACCTGATGCAGGACATCAACGTCCGCGGCACCTTCCTGCTCGCCAAGCTCGCCCTGCCCGCACTCCGCGCCTCCGAGGCCGGCCAGATCCTCACGCTGTCCCCGCCGCTGAACCTGGACCCCAAGTGGGCCGGGATGCACCTGGCCTACACCATGGCGAAATACGGCATGAGCCTGACCACCCTGGGCCTCGCCGAGGAGCTCAAGATTGACGGCATCAACGTAAACTCCCTGTGGCCGTGCACCCTGATCAACACGGCAGCCATCCGCAACATGCCCGGCGGCGACAAGATCATCCAGGGCGCCCGCGGCCCCGAGATCATGGCCGACGCGGCGCACGCCGTCCTCACCAGCAGCAACGCGATCCCCGAATCCGGCAGCTGGAGCGGCAACTTCTACACCGACGAACAAGTGCTTGCCGCGGCCGGCGTCACGGACTTCACCGCGTACAGCCTGGGCGCTCCGGAAGACCGGCTGATCCCTGACATCTTCCTCTGAGTTCCCTGCGGCCTTCCTTGGTCCGGCCAACAGCCGGGACCGCCGAAACTCCCCACTATTGCGGGTTCGACGCCGGGAATCTGCGGGGTGGGCGACCAACGCGCCGGTGGCGGCGTTCAGAAGCAGGGACCTTCCTTCGGGCCGGTGCCGAAGCCGCCCGCCCGGTAACTCGGTAGGATTCTAAGCATGGAAGCCGCGCAGGAAGCCCCGGACCGTCCGCCTTTGGATGTGAGCGCCCTCAGCGATGGGGCGTTCCTTTCCGCCAACGGCATTCCGCAGCTCACGGTGGTGGACACCACCGGATCCACCAACGCGGACCTGCTGCGGGGCGCCACCGAGGATCCCACAGCGTTTCCGGACCTCACCGTGCTGACCGCTGAACACCAGAGCGCCGCCCGCGGCCGCCTGGACCGCCGGTGGGAGGCGCCGGCCCGCAGCTCCATCTCCGTCTCGCTGGTGCTGCGCCCGGTCAACGCCGACGGACGCCCGTTGCCCACCCAGACCTACTCGTGGCTCTCGCTGCTGTCCGCGCTGGCCCTGCGTGAGGCGCTGCTGGACACGGCCGGGCTGCCGGCAGAGCTCAAATGGCCCAACGACGTCCTGGTCCGGGGCAAGAAGATCGCCGGCATCCTCGCCCAGCTCGGACCCATGTCCGGCGGCGCGGTGCCGCCCGTGGTGCTCGGCACCGGTCTGAACGTCACCCTCACCGAAGCGGAACTTCCGGTGCCCACGGCCACCTCCGTCCTGCTCGAACACCCGGTCACGGTGGACCGCACCGAGCTGCTCAAGAGCTACCTGTCCCGGTTCGCCACGCTGTACCGCAGCTTCTGCAACGCCGACGGCGATCCCACGGCCGGGCTGGCCGGCGGCGCCTCACTGCACAACCGGGCCGAACACCTGATGACCACCCTGGGCAAACAAGTCCGCGCCCAGCTCCCCGGCGATTCGGAAATCATCGGCCACGCCACCCGCCTGGATGATTACGGCTCCCTGCTGGTGGTGGACTCCGGCGGCCACGAGCACGTGGTGACCGCCGGCGACGTCGTGCACCTGCGGCCCTGGACACCGCCGGGCGAGGGAAGCGCCGGCGCCGAAAGCGGCTATGCGTAAGGAGCTCCTTCCGGGCGAACAAGTGATTGTGGTGACCCGGCCGCAGCCAAGGACCCTGATTTTTCCGGCGCTGCTGTTCATCCTTGTTCCTGCCCTCGCCGCCTTTTGTTGCGCCTGGATCATCAAAGGCGGAGCGGCCAAGCTCGCCCCGATGATCCTCAAGGAAA is drawn from Micrococcaceae bacterium Sec5.8 and contains these coding sequences:
- a CDS encoding NAD(P)-dependent oxidoreductase, producing MTLSNDASGTAPHSPQAGPYRAAGTLSGRTILMSGGSRGIGLAIAVRAARDGANIVLMAKTGQPHAKLEGTVYSAAEQIEAAGGQALPLVGDVRNDADVAGAVAAAVERFGGIDIVINNASAIDLSKTDAVDMKRYDLMQDINVRGTFLLAKLALPALRASEAGQILTLSPPLNLDPKWAGMHLAYTMAKYGMSLTTLGLAEELKIDGINVNSLWPCTLINTAAIRNMPGGDKIIQGARGPEIMADAAHAVLTSSNAIPESGSWSGNFYTDEQVLAAAGVTDFTAYSLGAPEDRLIPDIFL
- a CDS encoding biotin--[acetyl-CoA-carboxylase] ligase; translation: MEAAQEAPDRPPLDVSALSDGAFLSANGIPQLTVVDTTGSTNADLLRGATEDPTAFPDLTVLTAEHQSAARGRLDRRWEAPARSSISVSLVLRPVNADGRPLPTQTYSWLSLLSALALREALLDTAGLPAELKWPNDVLVRGKKIAGILAQLGPMSGGAVPPVVLGTGLNVTLTEAELPVPTATSVLLEHPVTVDRTELLKSYLSRFATLYRSFCNADGDPTAGLAGGASLHNRAEHLMTTLGKQVRAQLPGDSEIIGHATRLDDYGSLLVVDSGGHEHVVTAGDVVHLRPWTPPGEGSAGAESGYA